Proteins from one Ricinus communis isolate WT05 ecotype wild-type chromosome 9, ASM1957865v1, whole genome shotgun sequence genomic window:
- the LOC8280893 gene encoding non-specific lipid transfer protein GPI-anchored 5, producing the protein MAHRDLAMSLALAVVSMLYAGAVAQSGCTNVLISMSPCLNYITGNSSTPSSQCCSQLSSVVRSSPQCLCQVLSGGGSSLGININQTQALALPGACNVQTPPISSCNAASPAASPAGTPEIPNTPSGTGSKTVPSTEVDGTSDGSSIKLSIPLLAFLLFAAFHMV; encoded by the exons ATGGCACACAGAGATTTAGCAATGAGTTTGGCTCTGGCCGTAGTGAGCATGCTATACGCAGGAGCCGTGGCTCAATCCGGTTGCACAAATGTCTTAATAAGCATGTCACCATGCCTGAATTACATTACAGGGAACTCCTCAACTCCATCTTCACAGTGCTGCTCACAGCTTTCTAGTGTTGTTCGCTCATCACCCCAGTGCTTGTGTCAAGTTCTAAGTGGCGGTGGATCATCACTTGGCATCAACATCAACCAAACCCAGGCTCTAGCCTTACCTGGGGCTTGCAATGTTCAGACTCCACCCATCAGTAGCTGCAATG CTGCTTCTCCAGCCGCCTCTCCTGCAGGAACACCGGAAATTCCAAATACTCCTTCAG GAACTGGATCTAAAACCGTACCATCAACAGAAGTTGATGGCACATCAGATGGAAGCTCAATCAAGTTGTCAATCCCATTGCTCGCATTCCTTCTCTTTGCAGCTTTTCATATGGTTTAA
- the LOC8280892 gene encoding uncharacterized protein LOC8280892 isoform X1, translated as MEDFNNLTGENDDESEELVQERKGSVFLQLKPYCLELLELVQNPKKDSSAIPSLLRFLQSSPSVSLQPFFDYTLFPLLLLLDAAVDSRSQKKNDIEKNAAATNTVSKLPHKVSDRVAEAVLQCLEELLKKCNLGSVDQMIVLMKKLTHAALLSPLEASEEFCEGVIKCFKALLLRLCPCSDEACSCRQSLGLPALLKSADMQICETSNSDAEQGECLLAFLQSQAAAPGVGHWLSLLLKAADIEATRGHRGNAKIRVEAFLTLRVLVSKVGTADALAFFLPGVISQFARVLHVSKTMISGAAGSVEATDHAIRGLAEYLMIVLCDDANFSSLDVSSNDLAGFSVNNNESIHSLLDELRHLPNSNQGKRDKVAEESNGEALNIGSPARNKFGKEIGSLHVDRTRDWIKKTAVHLNKVLSATFPHICVHPAKKVREGLLGAIQGLLSKCSYTLKDSRLMLLECLCVLIVDDCKDVSTPAQQFLEYLFSSSGKHHVQHDMTEIFGSLIEKLPKVVLRNEESLTLSHAQQLLVVIYYSGPQFVLDQLLSPVTAARFLDVFALCLSQNSAFTGALDKLTLARSHSAGYLPSIAELKAGSHFANNYQVIMDAAPSDISKFSDVQGKRTQYSSKTVESNYELPRMPPWFAYVGSQKLYRALAGILRLVGLSLMSDFGSEGHMSVVTDIPLDYLRKLISEVRAKDYTKETWQSWYNRTGSGQLLRHASTAACILNEMIFGLSDQSIDSLTKMFHKSMVKGEEIQEFDARGAGNQPCTFECPELTRSIWKLSLEKASRVSLIECIGRILHEYLSSEVWDLPMDHKPSHVQPDDEVGEITLHFFHDTAMLHQVIIDGIGIFAVCLGKDFASSGFLHSSLYLLLEGLISSNFHVRIASDAVLHVLSATSGCQTVGQLVLENADYIIDSICRQLRHLDLNPHVPGVLASMLSYIGVAHKIMPLLEEPMRSASQELEILGRHQHPELTIPFLKAVAEIAKASKREASSLLANAELYLSHVKAKVEKEVRLESRQGSPSHSDNHTNMLQMECDQWENILFQLNDSRRFRRTVGSIAVSCLTAATPLLASVKQAACLIALDIVEDGMTTLAKVEEAHRYENQTKEMIEDVIRSYSFYHLHDTLEAAEEGNNENRLLPAMNKIWPFLVACIRNKNPVAVRRCLSTVSNVVQICGGDFFSRRFHTDGTHFWKLLSTSPFQKRPFSKEERIPLQLPCRSTPTSPEDSMAEVSSLKVQAAVLNMIADLSRNKRSASSLEAVLKKVSGVVVGIACSGVAGLHEAAVNALNGLASIDSDLIWLLLADVYYSLKKKGQPSPPTSSFPPMSQILPPPLSPKGYLYVQSGGQSYGFDIDLSSVEAVFKKLHAQVFSNQMYI; from the exons ATGGAAGATTTCAATAATCTCACCGGAGAAAACGATGATGAATCAGAAGAATTAgtacaagaaagaaaaggcaGTGTTTTCTTGCAGCTAAAACCTTACTGCTTAGAGCTTCTAGAACTtgttcaaaaccctaaaaaggactcCTCTGCAATCCCTTCTCTGCTCCGCTTCCTTCAATCCTCTCCCTCTGTTTCTCTCCAACCATTCTTTGA CTATACTTTGTTCCCCTTGCTGCTTCTATTGGATGCAGCAGTTGATAGCAGATCACAAAAGAAGAATGATATTGAGAAGAATGCTGCTGCCACAAATACTGTCTCAAAGTTGCCTCATAAAGTCAGCGACAGAGTGGCAGAAGCTGTCTTGCAATGTTTGGAGGAACTTCTTAAAAAGTGTAATTTAGGATCTGTGGATCAG ATGATTGTACTGATGAAAAAACTGACTCATGCGGCTTTGCTTTCTCCCCTTGAGGCTTCTGAAGAGTTTTGTGAAGGAGTAATAAAGTGTTTTAAGGCTCTACTTTTGAGATTATGTCCATGCTCAGATGAAGCTTGCTCTTGTAGGCAAAGTCTCGGTTTGCCTGCATTGTTAAAAAGTGCAGATATGCAAATTTGTGAGACTTCAAATTCTGATGCAGAACAAGGGGAATGTTTACTTGCATTTCTCCAGTCTCAAGCTGCTGCACCTGGTGTTGGACACTGGCTATCACTTCTGCTCAAG GCTGCAGATATTGAGGCCACAAGAGGACATCGAGGCAATGCGAAGATCCGTGTTGAGGCCTTTCTGACCTTACGTGTTCTTGTATCTAAG GTCGGGACTGCAGATGCATTGGCTTTCTTTCTTCCTGGCGTCATTAGTCAATTTGCTAGAGTTTTGCATGTGTCAAAAACAATGATAAGCGGGGCAGCTGGAAGTGTAGAGGCTACTGACCATGCAATTAGAGGCTTGGCCGAGTATCTTATGATAGTTCTTTGTGATGATGCTAATTTCTCTAGCCTTGATGTCTCTTCAAATGATTTGGCTGGGTTTAGTGTGAATAATAATGAATCTATCCATTCACTTCTGGATGAGCTTCGCCATTTGCCCAATAGCAATCAAGGTAAGAGAGATAAGGTGGCTGAAGAATCGAACGGTGAAGCTTTAAATATAGGTTCCCCTGCGCGCAACAAATTTGGAAAGGAAATAGGGTCCTTGCATGTGGACCGTACAAGAGATTGGATCAAGAAAACTGCAGTGCATCTGAATAAAGTTTTATCTGCTACCTTTCCACAT ATTTGTGTTCATCCAGCAAAAAAGGTGAGAGAAGGACTGCTGGGTGCCATACAAGGACTCTTGTCAAAGTGCAGTTACACTCTAAAGGATAGCAGATTGATGCTTCTG GAGTGCCTATGTGTcttgattgttgatgattgCAAAGACGTGTCAACTCCAGCTCAACAGTTTCTTGAATATCTTTTCTCTTCAAGTGGCAAACATCATGTGCAACACGATATGACTGAAATATTTGGCAG tcTCATTGAGAAGCTTCCAAAAGTAGTGCTGAGGAATGAGGAATCGCTCACACTCTCACATGCCCAGCAATTACTTGTGGTGATATATTATTCTGGCCCTCAGTTTGTCTTGGATCAACTTCTTTCTCCG GTAACAGCTGCAAGATTCTTGGATGTTTTTGCACTCTGTCTGAGTCAGAATTCAGCGTTTACTGGTGCTCTCGACAAGCTAACTTTAGCAAGGTCACATTCTGCTGGATACCTTCCTTCCATTGCTGAGCTGAAAGCTGGTTCTCATTTTGCCAATAATTACCAGGTCATCATGGATGCTGCTCCGTCTGATATCTCAAAGTTCAGTGATGTTCAAGGAAAAAGAACCCAATACTCGTCAAAAACTGTGGAGAGTAATTATGAACTTCCTCGCATGCCCCCTTGGTTTGCTTATGTTGGCAGTCAGAAGTTATATCGGGCTCTTGCAGGAATTCTTAGACTAGTAGGTTTATCTTTAATGTCAG ACTTCGGAAGCGAAGGGCATATGTCAGTTGTTACAGATATTCCACTTGATTACCTCCGTAAACTGATATCTGAGGTCCGTGCTAAGGATTACACTAAAGAGACTTGGCAGTCTTGGTATAACAGAACTGGCTCAGGACAATTACTACGGCATGCCAGCACTGCAGCATGTATCTTGAATGAGATGATATTTGGTCTATCAGACCAGTCAATTGATAGTCTCACAAAAATGTTTCACAAATCCATGGTTAAGGGTGAAGAGATTCAAGAATTTGATGCAAGAGGTGCCGGTAATCAGCCTTGCACATTTGAGTGTCCTGAGCTAACTCGATCTATTTGGAAGCTTTCACTGGAGAAGGCGTCTAGGGTTTCCTTGATTGAATGCATCGGTAGAATCTTACATGAATATCTATCATCTGAAGTGTGGGATCTTCCAATGGATCACAAACCTTCTCATGTTCAACCTGATGATGAAGTGGGAGAAATTACTTTGCACTTCTTTCATGATACTGCTATGCTACACCAG GTTATTATTGATGGAATAGGCATCTTTGCTGTGTGTCTTGGAAAAGATTTTGCTTCGAGTGGATTTCTTCACTCATCTCTTTATCTGTTGCTCGAGGGTCTTATATCCTCAAACTTCCATGTTAGAATTGCTTCTGATGCTGTCTTACACGTTCTTTCAGCTACATCTGGCTGTCAAACG GTTGGGCAATTAGTCTTGGAAAATGCGGACTACATAATTGATTCAATATGTCGGCAATTACGTCATTTGGATCTTAACCCACATGTGCCTGGTGTTCTTGCTTCCatgctttcttatattggaGTGGCTCATAAAATAATGCCCTTGTTGGAGGAACCG ATGCGCTCTGCATCACAAGAACTCGAGATCCTTGGCAGGCATCAACACCCAGAATTAACTATTCCCTTTCTGAAG GCTGTAGCTGAAATTGCCAAGGCATCAAAACGTGAGGCTTCATCATTGCTTGCTAATGCAGAATTGTATCTTAGTCATGTTAAGGCTAAAGTGGAAAAGGAAGTTAGACTGGAATCCAGACAAGGTTCACCCTCACATTCTGACAATCACACTAATATGTTGCAAATGGAATGCG ATCAATGGGAGAATATTTTGTTCCAGTTGAATGATTCCAGAAGATTCAGAAGAACTGTGGGATCTATTGCTGTTTCATGCTTAACAGCTGCAACCCCTCTACTGGCTTCAGTGAAGCAAGCAGCATGCCTGATAGCCCTTGATATAGTTGAG GATGGCATGACAACACTGGCCAAAGTGGAAGAAGCTCATCGGTACGAGAACCAAACTAAAGAAATGATTGAAGATGTGATTCGTTCTTACTCATTCTACCATCTTCATGACACTTTGGAGGCTGCTGAGGAAGGAAATAATGAGAACAGATTGCTTCCAGCAATGAATAAAATATGGCCTTTCCTGGTTGCCTGTATTAGAAACAAAAACCCAGTG GCTGTTAGAAGATGTCTAAGTACGGTAAGCAACGTAGTTCAAATCTGTGGAGGAGATTTCTTTTCACGTCGCTTCCACACTGATGGGACACACTTCTGGAAACTTCTTTCTACATCCCCATTTCAGAAAAGACCATTCTCTAAGGAAGAAAGGATCCCTTTGCAACTTCCTTGCAGAAGCACTCCTACTTCTCCAGAGGACTCTATGGCTGAAGTTTCAAGCCTGAAAGTCCAGGCTGCAGTGCTCAACATGATTGCTGATTTATCCAGAAACAAAAGGAGTGCTTCATCATTGGAAGCAGTCCTTAAGAAGGTTAGTGGTGTCGTTGTGGGGATAGCTTGCAGTGGTGTTGCTGGGCTGCATGAGGCTGCTGTTAATGCATTAAATGGACTTGCATCTATTGATTCTGATCTCATTTGGCTTCTACTAGCTGATGTATATTACtctttgaagaagaaaggccAACCTTCGCCTCCCACTTCAAGTTTCCCGCCAATGTCTCAGATTTTGCCGCCTCCACTTTCTCCAAAAGGGTACCTCTATGTACAGTCTGGAGGTCAAAGCTATGGTTTTGATATTGACTTGTCCTCTGTAGAAGCTGTGTTCAAGAAACTACATGCCCAGGTCTTTAGTAATCAAATGTATATATGA
- the LOC8280892 gene encoding uncharacterized protein LOC8280892 isoform X2 gives MFTCISPVSSCCTWCWTLAITSAQDIEATRGHRGNAKIRVEAFLTLRVLVSKVGTADALAFFLPGVISQFARVLHVSKTMISGAAGSVEATDHAIRGLAEYLMIVLCDDANFSSLDVSSNDLAGFSVNNNESIHSLLDELRHLPNSNQGKRDKVAEESNGEALNIGSPARNKFGKEIGSLHVDRTRDWIKKTAVHLNKVLSATFPHICVHPAKKVREGLLGAIQGLLSKCSYTLKDSRLMLLECLCVLIVDDCKDVSTPAQQFLEYLFSSSGKHHVQHDMTEIFGSLIEKLPKVVLRNEESLTLSHAQQLLVVIYYSGPQFVLDQLLSPVTAARFLDVFALCLSQNSAFTGALDKLTLARSHSAGYLPSIAELKAGSHFANNYQVIMDAAPSDISKFSDVQGKRTQYSSKTVESNYELPRMPPWFAYVGSQKLYRALAGILRLVGLSLMSDFGSEGHMSVVTDIPLDYLRKLISEVRAKDYTKETWQSWYNRTGSGQLLRHASTAACILNEMIFGLSDQSIDSLTKMFHKSMVKGEEIQEFDARGAGNQPCTFECPELTRSIWKLSLEKASRVSLIECIGRILHEYLSSEVWDLPMDHKPSHVQPDDEVGEITLHFFHDTAMLHQVIIDGIGIFAVCLGKDFASSGFLHSSLYLLLEGLISSNFHVRIASDAVLHVLSATSGCQTVGQLVLENADYIIDSICRQLRHLDLNPHVPGVLASMLSYIGVAHKIMPLLEEPMRSASQELEILGRHQHPELTIPFLKAVAEIAKASKREASSLLANAELYLSHVKAKVEKEVRLESRQGSPSHSDNHTNMLQMECDQWENILFQLNDSRRFRRTVGSIAVSCLTAATPLLASVKQAACLIALDIVEDGMTTLAKVEEAHRYENQTKEMIEDVIRSYSFYHLHDTLEAAEEGNNENRLLPAMNKIWPFLVACIRNKNPVAVRRCLSTVSNVVQICGGDFFSRRFHTDGTHFWKLLSTSPFQKRPFSKEERIPLQLPCRSTPTSPEDSMAEVSSLKVQAAVLNMIADLSRNKRSASSLEAVLKKVSGVVVGIACSGVAGLHEAAVNALNGLASIDSDLIWLLLADVYYSLKKKGQPSPPTSSFPPMSQILPPPLSPKGYLYVQSGGQSYGFDIDLSSVEAVFKKLHAQVFSNQMYI, from the exons ATGTTTACTTGCATTTCTCCAGTCTCAAGCTGCTGCACCTGGTGTTGGACACTGGCTATCACTTCTGCTCAAG ATATTGAGGCCACAAGAGGACATCGAGGCAATGCGAAGATCCGTGTTGAGGCCTTTCTGACCTTACGTGTTCTTGTATCTAAG GTCGGGACTGCAGATGCATTGGCTTTCTTTCTTCCTGGCGTCATTAGTCAATTTGCTAGAGTTTTGCATGTGTCAAAAACAATGATAAGCGGGGCAGCTGGAAGTGTAGAGGCTACTGACCATGCAATTAGAGGCTTGGCCGAGTATCTTATGATAGTTCTTTGTGATGATGCTAATTTCTCTAGCCTTGATGTCTCTTCAAATGATTTGGCTGGGTTTAGTGTGAATAATAATGAATCTATCCATTCACTTCTGGATGAGCTTCGCCATTTGCCCAATAGCAATCAAGGTAAGAGAGATAAGGTGGCTGAAGAATCGAACGGTGAAGCTTTAAATATAGGTTCCCCTGCGCGCAACAAATTTGGAAAGGAAATAGGGTCCTTGCATGTGGACCGTACAAGAGATTGGATCAAGAAAACTGCAGTGCATCTGAATAAAGTTTTATCTGCTACCTTTCCACAT ATTTGTGTTCATCCAGCAAAAAAGGTGAGAGAAGGACTGCTGGGTGCCATACAAGGACTCTTGTCAAAGTGCAGTTACACTCTAAAGGATAGCAGATTGATGCTTCTG GAGTGCCTATGTGTcttgattgttgatgattgCAAAGACGTGTCAACTCCAGCTCAACAGTTTCTTGAATATCTTTTCTCTTCAAGTGGCAAACATCATGTGCAACACGATATGACTGAAATATTTGGCAG tcTCATTGAGAAGCTTCCAAAAGTAGTGCTGAGGAATGAGGAATCGCTCACACTCTCACATGCCCAGCAATTACTTGTGGTGATATATTATTCTGGCCCTCAGTTTGTCTTGGATCAACTTCTTTCTCCG GTAACAGCTGCAAGATTCTTGGATGTTTTTGCACTCTGTCTGAGTCAGAATTCAGCGTTTACTGGTGCTCTCGACAAGCTAACTTTAGCAAGGTCACATTCTGCTGGATACCTTCCTTCCATTGCTGAGCTGAAAGCTGGTTCTCATTTTGCCAATAATTACCAGGTCATCATGGATGCTGCTCCGTCTGATATCTCAAAGTTCAGTGATGTTCAAGGAAAAAGAACCCAATACTCGTCAAAAACTGTGGAGAGTAATTATGAACTTCCTCGCATGCCCCCTTGGTTTGCTTATGTTGGCAGTCAGAAGTTATATCGGGCTCTTGCAGGAATTCTTAGACTAGTAGGTTTATCTTTAATGTCAG ACTTCGGAAGCGAAGGGCATATGTCAGTTGTTACAGATATTCCACTTGATTACCTCCGTAAACTGATATCTGAGGTCCGTGCTAAGGATTACACTAAAGAGACTTGGCAGTCTTGGTATAACAGAACTGGCTCAGGACAATTACTACGGCATGCCAGCACTGCAGCATGTATCTTGAATGAGATGATATTTGGTCTATCAGACCAGTCAATTGATAGTCTCACAAAAATGTTTCACAAATCCATGGTTAAGGGTGAAGAGATTCAAGAATTTGATGCAAGAGGTGCCGGTAATCAGCCTTGCACATTTGAGTGTCCTGAGCTAACTCGATCTATTTGGAAGCTTTCACTGGAGAAGGCGTCTAGGGTTTCCTTGATTGAATGCATCGGTAGAATCTTACATGAATATCTATCATCTGAAGTGTGGGATCTTCCAATGGATCACAAACCTTCTCATGTTCAACCTGATGATGAAGTGGGAGAAATTACTTTGCACTTCTTTCATGATACTGCTATGCTACACCAG GTTATTATTGATGGAATAGGCATCTTTGCTGTGTGTCTTGGAAAAGATTTTGCTTCGAGTGGATTTCTTCACTCATCTCTTTATCTGTTGCTCGAGGGTCTTATATCCTCAAACTTCCATGTTAGAATTGCTTCTGATGCTGTCTTACACGTTCTTTCAGCTACATCTGGCTGTCAAACG GTTGGGCAATTAGTCTTGGAAAATGCGGACTACATAATTGATTCAATATGTCGGCAATTACGTCATTTGGATCTTAACCCACATGTGCCTGGTGTTCTTGCTTCCatgctttcttatattggaGTGGCTCATAAAATAATGCCCTTGTTGGAGGAACCG ATGCGCTCTGCATCACAAGAACTCGAGATCCTTGGCAGGCATCAACACCCAGAATTAACTATTCCCTTTCTGAAG GCTGTAGCTGAAATTGCCAAGGCATCAAAACGTGAGGCTTCATCATTGCTTGCTAATGCAGAATTGTATCTTAGTCATGTTAAGGCTAAAGTGGAAAAGGAAGTTAGACTGGAATCCAGACAAGGTTCACCCTCACATTCTGACAATCACACTAATATGTTGCAAATGGAATGCG ATCAATGGGAGAATATTTTGTTCCAGTTGAATGATTCCAGAAGATTCAGAAGAACTGTGGGATCTATTGCTGTTTCATGCTTAACAGCTGCAACCCCTCTACTGGCTTCAGTGAAGCAAGCAGCATGCCTGATAGCCCTTGATATAGTTGAG GATGGCATGACAACACTGGCCAAAGTGGAAGAAGCTCATCGGTACGAGAACCAAACTAAAGAAATGATTGAAGATGTGATTCGTTCTTACTCATTCTACCATCTTCATGACACTTTGGAGGCTGCTGAGGAAGGAAATAATGAGAACAGATTGCTTCCAGCAATGAATAAAATATGGCCTTTCCTGGTTGCCTGTATTAGAAACAAAAACCCAGTG GCTGTTAGAAGATGTCTAAGTACGGTAAGCAACGTAGTTCAAATCTGTGGAGGAGATTTCTTTTCACGTCGCTTCCACACTGATGGGACACACTTCTGGAAACTTCTTTCTACATCCCCATTTCAGAAAAGACCATTCTCTAAGGAAGAAAGGATCCCTTTGCAACTTCCTTGCAGAAGCACTCCTACTTCTCCAGAGGACTCTATGGCTGAAGTTTCAAGCCTGAAAGTCCAGGCTGCAGTGCTCAACATGATTGCTGATTTATCCAGAAACAAAAGGAGTGCTTCATCATTGGAAGCAGTCCTTAAGAAGGTTAGTGGTGTCGTTGTGGGGATAGCTTGCAGTGGTGTTGCTGGGCTGCATGAGGCTGCTGTTAATGCATTAAATGGACTTGCATCTATTGATTCTGATCTCATTTGGCTTCTACTAGCTGATGTATATTACtctttgaagaagaaaggccAACCTTCGCCTCCCACTTCAAGTTTCCCGCCAATGTCTCAGATTTTGCCGCCTCCACTTTCTCCAAAAGGGTACCTCTATGTACAGTCTGGAGGTCAAAGCTATGGTTTTGATATTGACTTGTCCTCTGTAGAAGCTGTGTTCAAGAAACTACATGCCCAGGTCTTTAGTAATCAAATGTATATATGA
- the LOC8280890 gene encoding non-specific lipid transfer protein GPI-anchored 20 isoform X2, which yields MDLFVPFSRMIPALAVALIFLIFPAHGQINTPCTPSLLSVFTPCMSFLTNSTANGTSPTSDCCSSLKNLTGNGMDCLCLIVTGSVPFQIPINRTLAISLPRACNMAGVPVQCKASGSPLPAPGPASLGPTPSPRISPSASPKASVVPEPTPSTSPPESSTTPVLTPSSPTVDTGAPTSTTGSRPVLTPPSAAIPSYSISPSVLLFAIGFLVLKYY from the exons ATGGACCTTTTTGTGCCCTTTTCAAGAATGATACCAGCTCTAGCAGTAGCTTTAATATTTCTGATTTTTCCTGCTCATGGCCAGATCAATACCCCATGTACGCCTTCGTTGCTTTCTGTCTTCACTCCTTGTATGAGTTTCCTTACAAATAGCACGGCAAATGGTACTTCCCCAACTTCAGACTGCTGCAGTTCACTTAAGAACCTCACAGGGAATGGCATGGACTGTCTGTGCCTTATTGTAACTGGAAGTGTTCCTTTCCAAATTCCTATCAATAGAACCTTAGCCATCTCTCTCCCTCGTGCCTGTAACATGGCTGGCGTCCCAGTTCAATGCAAAG CCTCTGGTTCGCCACTTCCTGCTCCAG GTCCTGCCTCACTCGGACCGACTCCATCTCCTCGAATTTCTCCATCTGCTAGTCCTAAAG CTTCAGTTGTTCCTGAACCAACACCATCAACTAGTCCGCCAGAATCCAGCACAACACCAGTCCTGACTCCATCATCACCAACGGTAGATACTGGTGCCCCAACTTCAACTACTGGAAGTCGCCCGGTTTTGACTCCTCCATCAGCTGCAATCCCTTCTTACAGCATTTCACCTTCTGTTCTGCTATTTGCAATAGgatttttagttttgaaatATTACTAG
- the LOC8280890 gene encoding non-specific lipid transfer protein GPI-anchored 20 isoform X1, with product MDLFVPFSRMIPALAVALIFLIFPAHGQINTPCTPSLLSVFTPCMSFLTNSTANGTSPTSDCCSSLKNLTGNGMDCLCLIVTGSVPFQIPINRTLAISLPRACNMAGVPVQCKASGSPLPAPGPASLGPTPSPRISPSASPKAASVVPEPTPSTSPPESSTTPVLTPSSPTVDTGAPTSTTGSRPVLTPPSAAIPSYSISPSVLLFAIGFLVLKYY from the exons ATGGACCTTTTTGTGCCCTTTTCAAGAATGATACCAGCTCTAGCAGTAGCTTTAATATTTCTGATTTTTCCTGCTCATGGCCAGATCAATACCCCATGTACGCCTTCGTTGCTTTCTGTCTTCACTCCTTGTATGAGTTTCCTTACAAATAGCACGGCAAATGGTACTTCCCCAACTTCAGACTGCTGCAGTTCACTTAAGAACCTCACAGGGAATGGCATGGACTGTCTGTGCCTTATTGTAACTGGAAGTGTTCCTTTCCAAATTCCTATCAATAGAACCTTAGCCATCTCTCTCCCTCGTGCCTGTAACATGGCTGGCGTCCCAGTTCAATGCAAAG CCTCTGGTTCGCCACTTCCTGCTCCAG GTCCTGCCTCACTCGGACCGACTCCATCTCCTCGAATTTCTCCATCTGCTAGTCCTAAAG CAGCTTCAGTTGTTCCTGAACCAACACCATCAACTAGTCCGCCAGAATCCAGCACAACACCAGTCCTGACTCCATCATCACCAACGGTAGATACTGGTGCCCCAACTTCAACTACTGGAAGTCGCCCGGTTTTGACTCCTCCATCAGCTGCAATCCCTTCTTACAGCATTTCACCTTCTGTTCTGCTATTTGCAATAGgatttttagttttgaaatATTACTAG
- the LOC112534548 gene encoding uncharacterized protein LOC112534548 isoform X1 — protein MGSRKLLPFKFIWIFIFVISVLAPTTESQSQVCSIQGIDLGLCLIQRNSSFSIDGTCCEVLNKVVRAGYNCLCLLLASSFPLLNTPISLPLSNCFIHLPPLTLCQVVAPMPIMFPPNSTNQTNLPSLPPEDMPVSPPNEMQFSINSTGKNSSTTVATQPPSSKNADTTVSPPQEMQVSLNSSGDNSTKNAATEPPSYEIASPESTVSRKGSETSKGRDKIKIMLRRSLFLSLAFLSCIILA, from the exons ATGGGTTCAAGAAAACTGCTTCCTTTCAAGTTTATTTGGATCTTCATTTTCGTGATCAGTGTTCTAGCTCCTACAACAGAAAGCCAAAGCCAGGTTTGCTCCATTCAGGGAATTGACCTGGGGCTATGTTTGATTCAAAGAAATAGCTCTTTTTCTATTGATGGTACGTGCTGCGAAGTTCTGAATAAAGTTGTACGAGCTGGGTATAATTGTTTATGCTTGTTGCTAGCATCATCTTTTCCTCTTCTAAACACCCCAATTTCATTGCCCTTGTCAAACTGTTTCATACATTTGCCTCCTTTGACTCTTTGCCAAG TTGTAGCTCCGATGCCAATTATGTTTCCACCCAACAGTACAAATCAAACCAATCTACCTTCTCTGCCTCCTGAAGATATGCCTGTATCTCCACCAAACGAGATGCAATTTTCTATAAACTCAACTGGAAAGAATAGCTCTACTACTGTGGCAACACAGCCACCTTCAAGCAAAAATGCTGATACAACTGTGTCTCCTCCGCAGGAGATGCAGGTTTCTTTAAACTCATCTGGGGACAATAGCACTAAAAATGCAGCAACAGAGCCGCCTTCTTATGAAATTGCTTCTCCTGAATCAACTGTGTCTAGGAAGGGGAGTGAGACATCAAAAGGAAGAGACAAGATCAAGATTATGTTGCGTCGAAGTTTGTTCCTATCCTTggcttttctttcttgtatTATATTAGCATAA
- the LOC112534548 gene encoding uncharacterized protein LOC112534548 isoform X2, translated as MGSRKLLPFKFIWIFIFVISVLAPTTESQSQVCSIQGIDLGLCLIQRNSSFSIDVVAPMPIMFPPNSTNQTNLPSLPPEDMPVSPPNEMQFSINSTGKNSSTTVATQPPSSKNADTTVSPPQEMQVSLNSSGDNSTKNAATEPPSYEIASPESTVSRKGSETSKGRDKIKIMLRRSLFLSLAFLSCIILA; from the exons ATGGGTTCAAGAAAACTGCTTCCTTTCAAGTTTATTTGGATCTTCATTTTCGTGATCAGTGTTCTAGCTCCTACAACAGAAAGCCAAAGCCAGGTTTGCTCCATTCAGGGAATTGACCTGGGGCTATGTTTGATTCAAAGAAATAGCTCTTTTTCTATTGATG TTGTAGCTCCGATGCCAATTATGTTTCCACCCAACAGTACAAATCAAACCAATCTACCTTCTCTGCCTCCTGAAGATATGCCTGTATCTCCACCAAACGAGATGCAATTTTCTATAAACTCAACTGGAAAGAATAGCTCTACTACTGTGGCAACACAGCCACCTTCAAGCAAAAATGCTGATACAACTGTGTCTCCTCCGCAGGAGATGCAGGTTTCTTTAAACTCATCTGGGGACAATAGCACTAAAAATGCAGCAACAGAGCCGCCTTCTTATGAAATTGCTTCTCCTGAATCAACTGTGTCTAGGAAGGGGAGTGAGACATCAAAAGGAAGAGACAAGATCAAGATTATGTTGCGTCGAAGTTTGTTCCTATCCTTggcttttctttcttgtatTATATTAGCATAA